From the Tribolium castaneum strain GA2 chromosome 2, icTriCast1.1, whole genome shotgun sequence genome, one window contains:
- the LOC135265346 gene encoding uncharacterized protein LOC135265346, whose translation MPSRKRESHTTPQTTVGSKTAAAFRKAKETAARRREKKKRLNTAATSVPLATVTDSPAAADTAAAVTATPAEHTTTVAFTVNTVTPTNTTIAVTILVAATVTTATVTTVAIFTKPPHTITPTSVTATVGTQDTARISTVATQTEPPEVTILETRLLTVPPPTVLIPVCPSCSFNPPLTPETPFLYFPPTPPAKG comes from the exons ATGCCCAGTAGAAAGAGAGAGTCCCACACTACCCCACAAACAACTGTGGGGT ccAAAACGGCGGCCGCGTTCCGCAAAGCCAAAGAGACCGCCGCCCGGAGACGAGAAAAAAAGAAACGGCTCAACACCGCCGCTACCTCCGTCCCCCTAGCCACCGTTACCGACTCTCCCGCCGCCGCTGACACCGCCGCCGCCGTTACCGCCACTCCCGCCGAACATACCACCACTGTCGCTTTCACCGTCAACACCGTCACCCCCACCAACACCACCATCGCCGTCACCATCCTTGTCGCCGCCACTGTAACCACCGCCACCGTAACCACCGTCGCCATCTTCACCAAACCCCCTCACACCATCACCCCAACATCCGTCACTGCCACCGTGGGAACACAGGACACCGCACGCATTTCCACGGTGGCCACCCAGACCGAACCCCCCGAAGTTACTATACTCGAGACCCGGCTCCTCACTGTCCCTCCCCCAACCGTACTCATCCCAGTCTGCCCCTCATGCTCCTTCAATCCCCCGCTAACCCCTGAAACTCCTTTCCTGTATTTTCCACCAACACCACCAGCAAAGGGGTAA